The DNA region ATCGACTCGCCGGCAAAGGCGTCTTTCAGGTTCTGCTCGGTCTTGGAGCCTTTCAGGTTGCTCATGACATCACCTCGTGGCGTTGGGCTGGGAGGGGTTGCAAGCGCGGCCTTCACGGTCGTGACCCGCCGAGCCTAGCGCCCGGCGGACGAATGATGAAATTGATTGTCTAGATCGGGCAAATAGCCTGCAGCTATCAGTGCACCGCCTTGCGCGCGGGACGGACGGGCTTCGCCGCTACGGCAGGCGAGGCTGCCGTATGCGGGTTCAGCAGGTCCGTCGGCAACTGCCGGAACACGGCCGCCAGCCGCTTCAGGAAGCCGTCCATCGCCGAGCTCTTGCGCCAGACCATGGCGATCCGCCGACTCGGCGGATGGCCCTTGAACTCGATCAGGTGCAGGTTGTCCAGCGGCGCTACGGGCGGCTTCACCGCGGTGACCGGCAGCAGGGTGATGCCGACGTTCGCCGCCACCATCTGCCGCAGCGTTTCCAGGCTGGTGGCGCGGAAGCCGCTGCGTTCGGCGGCGCCGGCAAGGTGGCACACCTCCAGCGCCTGGTCGCGCAGGCAGTGGCCGTCTTCCAGCAGCAGCAGGTTCTGGTTGGACAGGTCGGCCAGTTTCAGCTGGCCTTGCTTGTGCGCCAGCGGATGGGCTTCCGACACGGCCAGCAGGAAGGGTTCCTCGAACAGGAATTCGGTATGCAGGCTGTCCTCGTGCAGCGGCAGGGCGAGGATGCCGGCGTCCAGCTTGCCCTCGCGCAACAGGCGCAGCACCGCCTCGGTCTTTTCCTCGACCAGCAGCAATTCCAGCTTGGGGAACGCCTTGCGCACCAGCGGCAACGCATGCGGCAGCAGGTACGGTCCCAGGGTGGGGAAGATGCCCAGTCGCACCGTGCCGGATTCCGGGTCCAGCGTGCGCCGGGCCACGCTGCGGATCTGCTCGATCCCGTTGAGCACGTCGCGCGCGCGGATGGCGATGTCCCGGCCGACCTCGGTCAGCAGCACCTTGCGCGGGGTGCGCTCGACCAGCGGCACGCCCAGTTCCTCCTCCAGCTTCTTGATCTGGGTGGACAGGGTGGGCTGGCTGACGAAGCAGGCCTCGGCCGCGCGGCCGAAGTGTCGGTGCTCGGCCAGGGCCACCAGGTACTGGAGATCGCGAAGGTTCATGGATCGTCCCGGCTTGGCAATAGCCATACGCTATGGCTGGGATGGTAACAATCAATTGGAGCAATGCAAGCGAGGGTCCTATCCTGTGCCCACGTTGTGCTCGTGACACCCCGCGCGCCGGAGCTCCCCCTCCCTCTCCCCCGCAGGCGCGCGGGCTTCCCCGGCCGGTGATGAAGCTTGCTTCGTCGCCGGTTTTTTTTGCTCGGAATTCCCTCGCGGGCGGCCCTGGACGACGCGTCGCGGCATCCGGGCATGCCTTCTGGCACTGGGTCGAAGGTCATGCCGGCTCTAGCGTGGGGATTCTCCACGTACCCAGGGAAATCACCATGCGCCGACTCGCCCGTCCCCTTCTGCTCACCGCACTGGCCGCCTGCTGTGGTGCGGCGTTTGCCGCCACTGCCGACCAGGCGCCGCAGGGCCGCTTGCCCGGCTGGGCCGTGCCGCAGTCGTACCAGCTGGCGTTCAAGGTCGATCCGGCGCAGCAGGATTTCTCCGGCACCACCACGATCAAGGTCAAGCTGACCAAGGCGTCCGATCACCTGTGGCTGGATGGCGCGGAATTGAAGGTGTCGAAGGTGACGATCACCGACGCCGCCGGCAAGACGCACACGGGCAAGTACGTCGCGGTGGATCCGAAGGCCGGCGTGGCGCGGGTGGATTTCGGCAGCACGCTGCAGCCGCAGCAGCTGACCGTGAAGGTCGAGTACACCGCGCCGCTCAACGCGCAGCTGCAGGGCCTGTACAAGGTCACCGCGAAGGGC from Rhodanobacter soli includes:
- a CDS encoding LysR substrate-binding domain-containing protein → MNLRDLQYLVALAEHRHFGRAAEACFVSQPTLSTQIKKLEEELGVPLVERTPRKVLLTEVGRDIAIRARDVLNGIEQIRSVARRTLDPESGTVRLGIFPTLGPYLLPHALPLVRKAFPKLELLLVEEKTEAVLRLLREGKLDAGILALPLHEDSLHTEFLFEEPFLLAVSEAHPLAHKQGQLKLADLSNQNLLLLEDGHCLRDQALEVCHLAGAAERSGFRATSLETLRQMVAANVGITLLPVTAVKPPVAPLDNLHLIEFKGHPPSRRIAMVWRKSSAMDGFLKRLAAVFRQLPTDLLNPHTAASPAVAAKPVRPARKAVH